A stretch of Oreochromis aureus strain Israel breed Guangdong linkage group 11, ZZ_aureus, whole genome shotgun sequence DNA encodes these proteins:
- the si:ch211-225p5.8 gene encoding sodium channel subunit beta-1, with translation MNLSMKRKKYSKNKFGDVTTLEILSSRYLTVSQCHAGCSEVDSLTEAVAGEGFLLGCISCKKREEVPARATVDWHFKPMGREEFRHIFHYDHPVADILHEDFSDRLEWRGTLNGDIQMGTVYVNNITFNDTGTYRCTFHRTLFLPLSPELVTVEKEVELSVVGVANRELTDVISEIMMYVLITFLQLWLIVVLIYCYKKIWDEHEARQARKAQAGQGESKDNCDGVQLE, from the exons ATGAATTTGTCGAT gaaaagaaaaaaatatagtaAAAATAAATTCGGTGACGTCACAACACTAGAGATTCTGAGCAGCAGATATCTGACAG TGTCTCAGTGCCATGCTGGCTGTTCCGAGGTGGATTCTCTGACTGAGGCTGTGGCTGGAGAAGGATTCCTGCTGGGCTGCATCTCCTGTAAGAAACGAGAGGAGGTCCCTGCACGAGCCACCGTAGACTGGCATTTCAAGCCTATGGGAAGGGAGGAGTTCAGGCAT ATTTTCCACTATGACCACCCTGTAGCCGACATCCTCCATGAAGACTTCAGCGACCGCCTGGAATGGCGCGGCACGCTAAATGGTGACATTCAGATGGGAACCGTTTACGTTAATAACATCACCTTCAATGACACGGGGACGTATCGCTGCACCTTCCACCGCACCCTCTTCCTGCCGCTGTCTCCTGAGCTTGTCACTGTGGAGAAGGAGGTGGAGCTTAGTGTGGTGGGTGTAG CCAATCGGGAGCTGACCGATGTGATCTCAGAGATAATGATGTACGTGCTGATCACATTCCTGCAGCTGTGGCTCATTGTGGTTCTGATCTACTGTTACAAGAAAATTTGGGATGAGCACGAGGCACGTCAAGCTAGAAAGGCTCAGGCTGG ACAGGGAGAATCCAAAGATAACTGTGACGGGGTGCAGCTAGAGTAA